The following DNA comes from Candidatus Bathyarchaeota archaeon.
GCATCAGCACAAACTTGATAGTATTAACAAACGTCATAACATCCATTCCAGCTCTAAAATGCAGAAGAAAACAAAGAACATGTCCCTATTCTAACAGTTAAAAATTGTCCCAAATTAAATTCTACACATCTCACATTTTTCTTTACCTAATCTCGAATTTTTTAAAGACTAAGTATTTAAAGGACTCCACGATTCTAACTGTGATTAACGCTGAAAAGCCCAGGGCAAAAAGAACTTGATCTGGTGAAAGTGAAGGGATTATTATGCCGTATATGCCTAGCAGTGTGAATCCAATTATTATGGCTGTAATAGATGCAATCAATCCTTTGCCGGGTTTTGAAGACCAGAAGTGTCTTCTTTCTCTTACGATGAAAACTCTAAATTGGCTATTAAAGACAAGCACCAGCATTATAAAAGTGCGTAGTCTTTCCCACTCCAGTCGGAAATAATTCTTTCCTATTATCATTGCAATGACGCTTTCAACAACCAAGAGTAAGCCAACTACAAGAGATGCTAATGTAATGTTTTTAACGTTCCATTTGTTTGGGTTACTTGTGTATTTTACGCTATCTGTTGCTAATGACATTGTTGAAAAATCGTTTGCAAAAATTAGCAGCGTCATACCTAATAGGCTGAGAACAATGTCATGTAACCAGAAAAATCCAAGCGTCAATAAAGTGACAAATTCTATCACTTTAGCAACCTTATTTATAACCCACGTTAGCATTCGCTGATATATCTGCCTGCTTATTTTTATTGCATTAACAATGACTTTCAGCCCTTGTTCGGTTAAAACTACGCTGGCTGAGGCTTTCGCCACATCTGTTGAGTTGCTTACCGCTGTTCCCATTTCCGCCTGCTTAAGCGCAGGCGCATCGTTAACTCCGTCACCAGTCATTCCAACCATGTGTCCATTTGACTGCAAAAGCTTCACTATTTCATATTTATCTTCAGGATATACTTCGGCGAAGCCATCATACTTCTCGACAATTTTTGCTCTCTCCGCCTCATTTAAGGCTTTAAGTTCAGCTATTGGAATGATCCTATTGCCGATTGAGGCTTGAGAAGCTATCTCTTTAGCAATGCTGATATTATCGCCTGTAAGCATCATGGGCTTTATGCCAAGCGCTTTAATCTTCTCCACCATTATTTTTGAATCTGGTCTTATAGGGTCAGCCAAAGCTAAGAGCCCCATAAACATGAGCCTATCAAAATCTTCTCCTTCCGATCTCGCCACCGCTAAAGTTCTATATCCCTTGTGTGATAACTCCTCTAACACTTTGCCTACTTCTTGTCGGATTTCACTTGCATTTTTGCATAAGTCTAAAATTATTTGGGGTGCGCCTTTAACGGCTTTAAAACGTATTCCTTTGCCCTCCACAACGGCTTCGGATCTTTTAATGGTCGGGTTAAAAGGCGTGAAGGAAACCCGTTTGTATGAGCTAAAATCAATGCCCAAAGAATTTGCGTAATTTATAACCGCTAAATCTATTGGATCTTTGCTTTCCTCTTCGGAAGCCAAACATGCTATTAACACTACATCTTCTTTTGTATACTTGAAAAATGGTATAACCTCAGCAACTGAAAGCTTATTCTGAGTTATTGTGCCTGTTTTATCCAAACAAACCACATCTATGGAAGCTGCATCCTCAATGGAGTCGAGACGAGTAACCAAGACTCCTTCCTTTGCGAGTTCCATAGCGCCAACCGCTTGAACTATAGTGAGCACAGCTGGTAACGCAACAGGAATAGCACCCATTAGAAAGATCACCGCGAACGTCAACATTGATAGAACGCCCATGTTTAACATCAAAGCATATACTGAAGTTAAAATCAACGCCACTATGCCAACATACATCATATATTTGGTAATAGACATCATTATTTCTTCTTGATGAGATTTCGGTTTTGCTGTTTTGACCAACTCAGCAGTTCTTCCAAAATATGTATTCATCCCAGTATTAACCACAACACATTTAGCTTCGCCTCTCGTCACTATGGAACTCGAGTAGACGATGTCGGAAGGGTTCAAATTAACTGGTAAAGATTCTCCTGTCAAAGCTGATTGGTCAACATAAAGTTCGCCGCTCACTATTTTGGCATCTGCGGGCACCAGATCGCCAAGTCCTACCAGTATAATGTCTCCTGGAACAATTTCTTTAGCGTCTTTCACTATCCATTTTCCTTCACGCAACACCTTCGCTTTTACTGCTAGCCTCTTTTTCAAAAACTCCAGCACTTTTTGCGAGCGATGCGAATGTATGAAGCCTATGACAACATTTATGGTAAGTAAAACAAAAATTATGACTGCTTCAAGGTAATGACCGAGAACACATGAGAGGATTATGGCTAGTTCCAGTAGCCAAGGCATGGGACCCCAATAACGCTTAAAAAAATCTATAAAGGGATTTTTCTTTTCTTCCGTTATCTCATTATATCCAAACTTTTCTAATCGATTTTTTGCTTCAGCCTCTGTAAGCCCATGCACAGATGCCTCTAACAATTTGAACGTTTCTTCGATGGAAACATGCTTAAAGTCCGATGTACTCTTTATCTTGCTAGCCATATTCCCTGGAATCAGTAAGCGACAGTTGCATTATAAACGTTTAATGTCTCTTAACAGAATTTTAGGTCTATGAGGCAGTGGTTCCAAGAATAAAGAGGACCAGCGCGATTTGTGAAATTACTTTTCTTGCATGAGGACCTAAGCTTTAAAATCTCAATCAACCAACCTTTCCTTTGATATAGTTAATAATTTAATGCTGTCACAAAGGGAAAGCTTTATGAGATTTAGTGAGGGAATTTTGTGATTTTTGTTTCGAAGCGTCAGTTTTCTTGATGAATCGTAAAATTAAGTAATATGATTGCACTTTTGTTCTTTGAAATGTCAGGAAATAAGGAAATTAGAGGCAAAACGTTGAAGGTTTACTTGTATTTGCTTAAGCATGGGCCATGTGAACTTAGAGATGTTCAGCGTGGGCTTGACTTTTCTTCAGCGTCTCTTGCTTCATATCATTTGGGTAAACTTTTGGAATTTGGGCTGGCTGGTCAAGATGAGTATGGGAGATATTATGCGGTTAAGGAGGCGTCTGAAAGGATTCTTGAAGGCTACTCGAAAATTGGGCCTGCTGTAGTGCCGCAGCTGTTTTTCTTCTCTTTATTCTTCACCATTCTCGTGGTTTTCTTCTCGGCTACAACTTGGAGCGGGTTAAATTTTGTTCCTTACTTGATTGGCGTAAGTTTTGCGATGGTTGCTGTTTTGTGGTTTGAGACAATTAGGCTTTGGCGGCGGCTGGCGGTTTAACAAGTTACTTTTGCATACTTCTATGTTTAAAAACCTTTTAAAATTGCTTTCAAACGTTTTTAAAAAACTTTAAAAAATGTAGGTTTTAATTTGTCGCTATTTTATTCCCATGCAGAAGGAAGGAAAGTGCATGTATCGAAGATGGACTTTTAAGTACGGTTCAGCCGCAATAATAGCTGCTGTTATCGTTATTGCTTTGTCTTTGTTTGCGAACTTGCCCAACATGCCTTATATTCCAAAAGTTGAAGGAGCCACTCTTGCTGTTTTGCTGACTGATCCGCCGACGGTTCCTGCGGGAACAACTCAACTCAATTTGACCTACACAGATGTCTCGCTCCACGTTATCTATCCTAATGGCAGTGACGAATGGGTTCCGGTTAGCGCTTCAGGCACAGTGAACCTGTTTTCGCTCGTCAACATGACGCAGACCCTTGCCACCATAACTATACCAGTAAATTCAACAGTGGACAAAGTTAAATTTAACATTGAGAATGTCAAGGCAGTAATCAACGAACAAACTTACAATGTTACATCCCTGTCTGACACTTTTGTCGTCAAGATCTTGAATGGTAAAGTCAACCAAACTCTTTTAGGAGTGCTAATTGACTTTAACCCGACACTTGTTCAGATACAAGCGTTAGACGAAAACGATACAACAGTGTACTATTATGTGCTTGTACCAAGCGCAAAGGCTATCATTGTACATGAGTTAACTGCAGCCCACCTTAAAGTTGGAACTATTATCGAGATTGGCGAAAACAATAAAGTACGACTTGTGCGTGTTATAGAGGACTTTTCAAGAAACCTCACAATTGTTTCGGCTTCACTCACAGTGGACGGTAACGTTACGAGTCTTTCGGTAACATTAAAGAATGAAGGAAATATTGCCTTCAGAATTTTCGGGCTTACTTTACATGGCATATTTAACACAACGATGAAGTGGTGCTTCAATGGTTTTGGGCATGGTTGGCAGTGTAGGTGCAAGACAGGGGTTTTCCCTCAAACCATTCCTTTCAAAGTGAACGATACATCACTAATTCCGCTTTACGGAAACTTCCCTGAGAAAGGTGAACTTGTCAAGCCGTTTTCGTCATTAACCAT
Coding sequences within:
- a CDS encoding plasma-membrane proton-efflux P-type ATPase; its protein translation is MASKIKSTSDFKHVSIEETFKLLEASVHGLTEAEAKNRLEKFGYNEITEEKKNPFIDFFKRYWGPMPWLLELAIILSCVLGHYLEAVIIFVLLTINVVIGFIHSHRSQKVLEFLKKRLAVKAKVLREGKWIVKDAKEIVPGDIILVGLGDLVPADAKIVSGELYVDQSALTGESLPVNLNPSDIVYSSSIVTRGEAKCVVVNTGMNTYFGRTAELVKTAKPKSHQEEIMMSITKYMMYVGIVALILTSVYALMLNMGVLSMLTFAVIFLMGAIPVALPAVLTIVQAVGAMELAKEGVLVTRLDSIEDAASIDVVCLDKTGTITQNKLSVAEVIPFFKYTKEDVVLIACLASEEESKDPIDLAVINYANSLGIDFSSYKRVSFTPFNPTIKRSEAVVEGKGIRFKAVKGAPQIILDLCKNASEIRQEVGKVLEELSHKGYRTLAVARSEGEDFDRLMFMGLLALADPIRPDSKIMVEKIKALGIKPMMLTGDNISIAKEIASQASIGNRIIPIAELKALNEAERAKIVEKYDGFAEVYPEDKYEIVKLLQSNGHMVGMTGDGVNDAPALKQAEMGTAVSNSTDVAKASASVVLTEQGLKVIVNAIKISRQIYQRMLTWVINKVAKVIEFVTLLTLGFFWLHDIVLSLLGMTLLIFANDFSTMSLATDSVKYTSNPNKWNVKNITLASLVVGLLLVVESVIAMIIGKNYFRLEWERLRTFIMLVLVFNSQFRVFIVRERRHFWSSKPGKGLIASITAIIIGFTLLGIYGIIIPSLSPDQVLFALGFSALITVRIVESFKYLVFKKFEIR